Proteins encoded together in one Solanum lycopersicum chromosome 7, SLM_r2.1 window:
- the LOC101257877 gene encoding omega-amidase, chloroplastic-like, whose product MEAIGITRLCHRNLLPTSNPSLTSTFISSFVIGRTSSHNYNRNFPKFLVSATMESSFKPEEARVPVELPLPAPPVTKFKIALCQLSVTTDKERNIVHAQRAIEDAADKGAQLILLPEIWNSPYSNDSFPVYAEDIDAGGDASPSTRMLSEVSRSRKITIIGGSIPERSGDKLYNSCCVFGKDGKLLAKHRKIHLFDIDIPGKMTFKESRTLTAGERPTIVDTEVGRIGIGICYDIRFQELAAIYAARGAHLLCYPGAFNMTTGPLHWELLQRARAADCQLYVATCSPARDGGSSYVAWGHSTLVGPFGEVLMTTEHEETTLVAEIDYSVIEQRRTYLPFQKQRRGDLYQLVDVERLTCKGAK is encoded by the exons ATGGAGGCCATAGGGATCACAAGATTATGCCACCGGAATCTCCTTCCCACTTCAAACCCCTCTCTCACTTCCACATTTATCTCTAGTTTTGTTATTGGTCGCACCTCCTCCCACAATTATAACAGAAACTTCCCCAAATTTTTGGTTTCTGCAACTATGGAATCTTCCTTCAAGCCTGAGGAAGCTAGGGTTCCTGTAGAGCTTCCTTTGCCTGCTCCTCCCGTCACCAAG TTCAAGATTGCTCTTTGCCAGTTATCTGTAACTACCGACAAGGAGAGAAATATTGTTCATGCTCAGAGGGCAATAGAAGATGCTGCAGACAAGGGTGCTCAACTTATTCTTCTCCCT GAAATATGGAATAGTCCATATTCCAATGATAGTTTTCCAGTATATGCAGAGGACATTGATGCTGGCGGAGATGCATCTCCTTCAACTAGAATGTTATCTGAAGTTTCTCGGAGTCGAAAGATTACAATTATTGGTGGCTCTATACCTGAACGCAGCGGTGACAAATTATATAACAGTTGTTGTGTTTTTGGCAAAGATGGAAAGCTTTTGGCCAAGCATAGGAAG ATACATCTCTTTGACATTGACATTCCAGGAAAGATGACTTTTAAAGAATCAAGGACCCTAACAGCTGGAGAGAGACCTACTATTGTAGACACAG AGGTTGGACGCATTGGTATTGGTATATGCTATGATATTCGCTTCCAAGAACTGGCGGCTATCTATGCTGCAAGAG GTGCTCATCTGCTTTGTTATCCTGGTGCCTTTAACATGACCACCGGTCCGCTGCATTGGGAATTGTTGCAACGGGCGAG GGCTGCTGATTGCCAG TTGTATGTAGCAACTTGTTCTCCTGCCAGAGATGGTGGTTCTAGTTATGTAGCTTGGGGACACTCTACTCTTGTTGGACCG TTTGGAGAAGTGCTTATGACAACAGAACATGAGGAGACTACACTAGTAGCAGAGATTGACTATTCAGTAATTGAGCAGAGAAG AACATACCTTCCATTTCAAAAACAAAGGCGGGGAGATTTGTACCAGTTAGTTGATGTTGAAAGATTGACATGCAAAGGAGCCAAATGA
- the LOC101257581 gene encoding protein BIG GRAIN 1-like A — protein MNKCLSDSLIFIYINASPYLVVSCINQQVPISPHHILALSQRREKNEKKMSSWEKPIIRVQQRRKTPSFSSSLLESIYHSIDESKEEEEKHQQVPNRKSNNKEEEIVSLRRAILIEKWMESYKYSQSSGHFSSDSSSSAESSMFSSSETESRSINTLPKTTTQVRRPDRVVTFSTETKTPKCEGGGRFMRTKSRALKMVKQPISPGGKIANFLNSIFNSKNIKKNHQEDWSSVRKSRSVNDSTTMTTSSCLNKTPSSTSISNKSKRSVRFCPVTVIVDEDSQPCGHKSIYRNEEPKHQYRGFYQDEDEDDGRSCASSDLFELENISMIGHVHANRDGLPVYGTTSFKMNQAIARGLLI, from the coding sequence ATGAATAAGTGCTTATCAGATtccctaatttttatttatataaatgcaTCGCCTTACTTGGTAGTCAGTTGCATCAACCAACAAGTCCCCATTTCCCCTCACCACATTTTGGCTCTTTCtcagagaagagagaaaaacgAAAAGAAAATGTCTTCTTGGGAAAAGCCAATAATACGAGTTCAACAAAGGCGTAAGACGCCATCGTTTTCTTCCTCTTTATTGGAATCTATTTATCATTCAATTGACGAatccaaagaagaagaagaaaaacatcaaCAAGTCCCAAATAGAAAGAGCAACAACAAGGAAGAAGAAATTGTAAGCCTTCGACGTGCAATATTGATTGAGAAATGGATGGAAAGTTACAAATATAGTCAAAGTTCAGGACACTTCAGTTCAGATTCATCTTCATCAGCAGAGTCAAGCATGTTTTCATCTTCAGAAACAGAGTCAAGATCCATCAATACATTGCCAAAAACAACAACACAAGTCCGAAGACCAGACAGGGTTGTTACATTCTCTACAGAGACTAAAACTCCAAAATGTGAAGGAGGAGGAAGGTTCATGAGGACAAAATCAAGAGCCTTGAAGATGGTGAAACAACCTATTTCACCAGGTGGGAAaatagcaaactttctaaattCGATATTCAATTCGAAAAACATCAAGAAAAACCATCAAGAGGACTGGAGTTCAGTCAGGAAATCAAGATCAGTGAATGATTCAACTACTATGACAACATCATCTTGCTTAAACAAAACCCCTTCCTCGACTTCGATAAGTAATAAATCGAAAAGATCAGTGAGATTTTGCCCTGTTACTGTAATTGTTGATGAAGATAGTCAACCATGTGGTCACAAAAGCATATACAGGAATGAAGAACCAAAGCATCAATACAGAGGATTTTACCAAGACGAAGATGAAGATGATGGTAGGAGTTGTGCAAGTTCTGATCTTTTTGAACTTGAAAACATAAGCATGATTGGTCATGTTCATGCAAATAGAGATGGTTTACCTGTCTATGGAACTACTAGTTTTAAAATGAATCAAGCTATTGCTAGGGGCTTACTTATATGA